A window of Citrus sinensis cultivar Valencia sweet orange chromosome 7, DVS_A1.0, whole genome shotgun sequence contains these coding sequences:
- the LOC102629129 gene encoding phosphoenolpyruvate carboxykinase (ATP) 1 — translation MAANGNGEFSFGKGTARKGLAKIQTAASQKKQSAICHDDSTPPVKAQTIDELHSLQKKRSAPNTPIKGTQGSFSPLSDEARQKQQLQSISASLASLTRETGPKVVRGDPARKAETPKFAADPGDHFSFTPTISVSDSSLKFTHVLYNLSPAELYEQAIKYEKGSFIASSGALATLSGAKTGRSPRDKRVVKDETTEHELWWGKGSPNIEMDEHTFLVNRERAVDYLNSLDKVFVNDQFLNWDPQNRVKVRIVSARAYHSLFMHNMCIRPTPEELENFGTPDFTIYNAGQFPCNRYTHYMTSSTSIDLNLARREMVILGTQYAGEMKKGLFSVMHYLMPKRQILSLHSGCNMGKDGDVALFFGLSGTGKTTLSTDHNRYLIGDDEHCWGDNGVSNIEGGCYAKCIDLSREKEPDIWNAIKFGAVLENVVFDEHTREVDYSDKSVTENTRAAYPIEYIPNAKIPCVGPHPKNVILLACDAFGVLPPVSKLNLAQTMYHFISGYTALVAGTEDGIKEPTATFSACFGAAFIMLHPTKYAAMLAEKMQKHGATGWLVNTGWSGGSYGCGSRIKLPYTRKIIDAIHSGSLLNANYKKTDVFGVEIPTEVEGVPSEILDPENTWADKQAYKETLLKLAGLFKRNFEIFTNYKIGKDNKLTEEILAAGPNF, via the exons ATGGCAGCGAACGGTAACGGAGAGTTTAGCTTCGGAAAAGGAACGGCGAGGAAGGGGCTAGCGAAGATTCAAACGGCGGCTTCGCAGAAGAAGCAGAGCGCGATATGCCACGACGACAGCACGCCGCCTGTTAAGGCTCAGACGATTGACGAGCTTCACTCGCTTCAAAAGAAAAGATCTGCACCAAACACCCCCATTAAAGGGACCCAGGGCTCTTTTTCGCCTCTTTCGGATGAGGCACGACAGAAACAGCAGCTCCAGTCCATCAG TGCATCGTTGGCGTCACTGACAAGAGAAACAGGGCCAAAGGTGGTGAGAGGAGATCCGGCGAGAAAGGCAGAGACACCAAAGTTTGCGGCAGATCCCGGTGACCATTTCTCTTTCACGCCAACAATCAGCGTCAGTGACAGTTCCTTGAAGTTCACCCACGTTCTCTACAATCTCTCTCCTGCTG AATTGTACGAGCAGGCCATCAAGTATGAGAAAGGGTCGTTTATCGCGTCCAGTGGTGCATTGGCAACTCTGTCTGGCGCCAAGACTGGCCGCTCTCCCAGAGATAAGCGTGTGGTCAAGGATGAGACCACTGAGCATGAACTTTGGTGGGGAAA GGGTTCACCTAACATTGAAATGGACGAGCACACATTTTTGGTGAACAGAGAAAGGGCTGTTGATTACTTGAATTCTTTGGACAAA GTTTTTGTGAATGATCAATTCTTGAACTGGGATCCACAGAACCGAGTCAAAGTCAGAATTGTTTCTGCAAGGGCTTACCATTCTTTGTTCATGCACAACAT GTGTATCCGACCCACTCCTGAAGAGCTGGAGAATTTCGGTACTCCGGACTTCACTATATACAATGCTGGACAGTTCCCGTGTAATCGTTATACTCACTACATGACATCCTCCACTAGCATAGACCTTAATCTTGCTAGGAGGGAAATGGTCATCCTCGGCACACAGTACGCCGGGGAAATGAAGAAGGGTCTTTTCAGTGTTATGCATTATCTCATGCCTAAACGTCAAATCCTCTCCCTTCATTCTGGCTGCAATATGGGAAAAGATGGAGATGTTGCCCTCTTCTTTGGATTGTCAG GTACTGGAAAGACAACACTGTCTACTGATCACAATCGATATCTGATTGGAGACGATGAACACTGTTGGGGTGACAATGGTGTGTCAAACATTGAGGGTGGTTGCTATGCCAAGTGCATTGATCTCTCAAGGGAGAAGGAGCCTGATATCTGGAATGCCATCAAGTTTGGCGCTg TGTTGGAAAATGTTGTGTTTGATGAGCATACCAGAGAGGTGGATTATTCTGACAAATCTGTCAcag AGAACACTCGTGCTGCCTACCCCATTGAGTATATCCCCAATGCAAAGATACCATGCGTTGGTCCTCATCCCAAGAATGTCATCCTTTTGGCATGTGATGCTTTTGGTGTACTCCCACCAGTGAGCAAGCTGAACCTGGCACAAACAATGTACCATTTCATCAGTGGCTACACTGCTTTG gtAGCTGGAACAGAGGATGGTATTAAGGAGCCAACGGCAACATTTTCAGCTTGCTTTGGTGCAGCATTTATCATGCTGCATCCTACCAAGTATGCAGCAATGCTGGCTGAGAAGATGCAGAAGCATGGTGCTACAGGATGGCTCGTCAACACTGGATGGTCAGGTGGAAG CTATGGTTGTGGCAGCCGCATCAAGTTACCGTACACTCGAAAAATCATTGATGCGATACACTCTGGCAGCCTGTTGAATgcaaattacaagaaaactgATGTATTTGGGGTGGAAATCCCCACTGAAGTCGAGGGAGTGCCTTCAGAAATCCTGGATCCAGAGAACACT TGGGCAGACAAGCAGGCTTACAAGGAGACACTGCTGAAGCTGGCTGGTCTTTTCAAGAGGAACTTTGAAATATTCACAAACTACAAGATTGGCAAGGACAACAAGCTCACTGAAGAGATCCTTGCAGCTGGTCcaaatttctaa